From the Posidoniimonas polymericola genome, one window contains:
- a CDS encoding PhoH family protein, translating into MIEAFIPVSGPDQLIQLFGPSDQHLRRIREAVPAKIHAREGKIRVSGDEDAVLQATAIIERLKNEVAIGGIISPEFVDSVLADLTDAKPTGASEMKVDVQRAGVSIRPRTSGQGRYIEAIRSNDLVFCIGPAGTGKTYLAVAAAVEALRQDKVRKVVLVRPAVEAGESLGYLPGDLRAKINPYLRPLLDGLGEMMDFDQLKRYMAEDVIEVAPLAYMRGRTLNNAFIIMDEAQNTTVGQMKMFLTRMGANSRVVVTGDATQVDLPPHTMSGLIDARRRLLGIEGSEWVELSKEDIVRHRLVQAIVDAYEEGSDTRS; encoded by the coding sequence ATGATCGAAGCTTTCATCCCGGTCAGTGGTCCCGACCAGCTCATACAGCTCTTCGGCCCTTCAGATCAACACCTTCGCCGCATCCGCGAAGCGGTGCCCGCGAAGATCCACGCGCGGGAGGGCAAGATCCGCGTCAGCGGTGACGAGGACGCCGTGCTGCAGGCGACCGCCATCATCGAGCGGCTGAAGAACGAGGTCGCGATCGGCGGGATCATCTCGCCCGAGTTTGTCGACAGCGTGCTCGCCGACCTCACCGACGCCAAGCCGACCGGGGCGTCGGAGATGAAGGTGGACGTCCAGCGGGCGGGCGTGAGCATCCGCCCCCGCACGTCGGGCCAGGGCCGCTACATCGAGGCGATCCGCTCGAACGACCTCGTCTTCTGCATCGGCCCGGCCGGCACCGGCAAGACCTACCTGGCCGTGGCCGCGGCGGTCGAGGCCCTGCGGCAGGACAAGGTCCGCAAGGTGGTGCTGGTCCGCCCCGCGGTCGAGGCCGGCGAGAGCCTCGGCTACCTGCCGGGCGACCTGCGGGCCAAGATCAACCCGTACCTCCGCCCGCTGCTGGACGGCCTGGGCGAGATGATGGACTTCGACCAGCTCAAGCGTTACATGGCCGAGGACGTGATCGAGGTCGCGCCGCTGGCCTACATGCGCGGCCGCACGCTCAACAACGCGTTCATCATTATGGACGAGGCGCAGAATACGACCGTCGGCCAGATGAAGATGTTCCTCACCCGCATGGGCGCCAACAGCAGGGTGGTCGTCACCGGCGACGCGACGCAGGTCGACCTGCCGCCGCACACCATGAGCGGCCTGATCGACGCCCGGCGGCGGCTGCTGGGGATCGAGGGCTCGGAGTGGGTGGAGCTTTCCAAGGAGGACATCGTGCGGCACCGCCTGGTGCAGGCGATTGTCGACGCCTACGAGGAGGGCTCGGACACTCGTTCGTAA
- a CDS encoding isoprenyl transferase, with protein MTAGVDPPLSLAELPPERWPKHIAIIMDGNGRWAERRGLPRMQGHQRGVSSVRAVTEEAARLGHIQALTLYCLSSENWKRPQEELDFLMQMLARYMIDERPTITQNNIRVSMLGRRCGLPDDVLAEVDKTIELSSANTGMRLNLAINYGGRAELTDAMTRIAEEVEAGDLAPDQINEQLIADRLTTAGIPDPDLLIRTAGELRISNFLLWQVSYSEIWVTDDCWPDFDEATLHRAIQDYARRERRYGGLNV; from the coding sequence ATGACCGCCGGCGTCGACCCGCCATTGTCGCTTGCCGAGCTGCCCCCCGAGCGGTGGCCGAAGCATATCGCGATCATCATGGACGGCAACGGCCGCTGGGCCGAGCGCCGTGGCCTGCCCCGCATGCAGGGCCACCAGCGCGGCGTGTCGTCCGTGCGGGCGGTCACCGAGGAGGCGGCCCGGCTCGGGCACATCCAGGCGCTCACCCTCTACTGCCTGAGCAGCGAGAACTGGAAGCGGCCGCAGGAAGAGCTCGACTTCCTGATGCAGATGCTCGCCCGGTACATGATCGATGAACGCCCGACGATCACGCAGAACAACATCCGCGTGTCGATGCTGGGCCGACGCTGCGGCCTGCCCGACGACGTCCTCGCCGAGGTCGACAAGACCATCGAGCTGAGCTCCGCCAACACCGGCATGCGGCTCAACCTGGCGATCAACTACGGCGGCCGCGCCGAGCTGACCGACGCCATGACCCGCATCGCCGAGGAGGTCGAGGCCGGCGACCTCGCGCCCGACCAGATCAACGAGCAGCTGATCGCCGACCGCCTGACCACCGCCGGCATCCCCGATCCGGACCTCCTGATACGCACGGCGGGCGAGCTGCGGATCAGCAACTTCCTGTTGTGGCAGGTGAGCTACTCCGAGATCTGGGTCACCGACGACTGCTGGCCCGACTTCGACGAGGCGACCCTCCACCGGGCAATCCAAGACTACGCCCGACGCGAGCGCCGCTACGGCGGGCTGAACGTCTAA
- the ybeY gene encoding rRNA maturation RNase YbeY, whose amino-acid sequence MEISVNNSQATLAVDEQRLIDAAAAVLAEAEVADGVLSIAVVDDEQMHKLNREFLDHDYPTDVLSFDLSGGVGPFQGEVIVSSDTAASNAVEYGSPAAQELLLYVIHGTLHLVGYNDKSDDQAAEMRRAEQRWLSRFFPSPTPAPPTGDN is encoded by the coding sequence ATGGAGATCTCAGTCAACAACTCGCAGGCGACCCTCGCCGTCGACGAGCAGCGGCTCATCGACGCCGCGGCAGCCGTGCTCGCCGAGGCCGAGGTGGCCGACGGCGTGCTCAGCATCGCCGTCGTGGACGACGAGCAGATGCACAAGCTCAACCGCGAGTTCCTCGACCACGACTACCCGACCGACGTCCTCAGCTTCGACCTCTCCGGCGGGGTCGGCCCTTTCCAGGGCGAGGTGATCGTCAGCTCCGACACGGCCGCCAGCAACGCGGTGGAGTACGGCTCGCCCGCCGCGCAGGAGCTGCTGCTGTACGTCATCCACGGGACGCTCCACCTAGTGGGCTACAACGACAAGTCCGACGACCAGGCGGCCGAGATGCGCCGGGCCGAGCAACGCTGGCTGAGCCGGTTCTTCCCCTCACCGACCCCCGCTCCCCCCACAGGAGACAACTGA
- the sppA gene encoding signal peptide peptidase SppA: MNHRCSNRSNYRAARPLVLALLLALVAGPIVGPAAQAADPQTEGVRVAQKGSEKGETKSDKPAAKQPKEKVRYANVVLSGAVPEGPGSGGPFADLKPHLAKLIARFDRAAEDDSIEGLVLDIRSPGVGRGGVCELRAAITRFRESGKTVHAQLEMATAGDYLIACACDQIIMPESGLLVLPGVRAEGLFMKGLLAKIGVEADFLHMGDAKGAGETYTRDSWSPPVKKNLTALIDDLYIQMYETIGLDRPMTEAQVREAMDQGVLGAGEAKRLGLIDRIAYPDEVRQTLADKHEGSKLVYVENYGGKKVDTDFSGPAGFFKLMGVLAGAGNDAPARGKKIAVVYAVGPIMTGESESDLFGASTIGSTSLVKALDEADRDKDVVAIVLRVNSPGGSAIASDLIWRKTQEIDKPIIASMGDVAASGGYYISMGADKIFAEPQTVTGSIGVVSGKMALAGLYDKLGLNVDVISRGENSGVFSSTNKFSDKERQAMLGMMEEIYELFTSKAAKGRGMEHEALLKLASGKVYTGRQAKENGLVDELGSLQQAINAAKVQAGLKADDKVRIMTLPEQPDLFQELFGGGKEQREVSVRVEGLALPAGLRDAVGRMGLWARLLQQERVGLFMPVEVVVE, encoded by the coding sequence ATGAACCACCGCTGCTCCAATCGTTCAAATTACCGCGCTGCTCGCCCGCTCGTGCTAGCACTGCTGCTGGCCCTGGTCGCCGGGCCCATCGTCGGCCCCGCCGCCCAGGCGGCCGATCCCCAGACCGAGGGGGTGCGGGTCGCCCAGAAGGGATCTGAGAAGGGTGAAACGAAGAGCGACAAGCCGGCCGCCAAGCAGCCCAAGGAAAAGGTCCGCTACGCCAACGTGGTGCTCAGCGGCGCGGTGCCCGAGGGCCCAGGCAGCGGCGGTCCGTTTGCGGACCTCAAGCCGCACCTGGCGAAGCTGATCGCCCGCTTCGACCGCGCGGCCGAGGACGACAGCATCGAGGGCCTGGTGCTCGACATCCGCAGCCCGGGCGTGGGTCGCGGCGGCGTGTGCGAGCTGCGGGCCGCCATCACGCGGTTCCGCGAGTCGGGCAAGACGGTTCATGCCCAGCTCGAGATGGCGACCGCCGGCGACTACCTGATCGCCTGCGCGTGCGACCAGATCATCATGCCCGAGAGCGGCCTGCTGGTGCTGCCGGGCGTGCGGGCGGAGGGCCTGTTCATGAAGGGCCTGCTGGCGAAGATCGGCGTCGAGGCCGACTTCCTGCACATGGGCGACGCCAAGGGCGCCGGTGAGACCTACACCCGCGACTCCTGGAGCCCGCCGGTCAAGAAGAACCTCACCGCGCTGATTGACGACCTGTACATCCAGATGTACGAGACCATCGGCCTCGACCGGCCGATGACCGAGGCCCAGGTCCGCGAGGCGATGGACCAGGGCGTGCTCGGCGCCGGCGAGGCGAAGCGGCTCGGCCTGATCGACCGCATCGCGTACCCCGACGAGGTCCGCCAGACGCTGGCCGACAAGCACGAGGGGAGCAAGCTGGTGTATGTCGAGAACTACGGCGGCAAGAAGGTCGACACCGACTTCTCTGGCCCGGCTGGGTTCTTCAAGCTGATGGGCGTGCTGGCGGGCGCCGGCAACGACGCCCCGGCCCGCGGCAAGAAAATCGCCGTGGTCTACGCGGTCGGCCCGATCATGACCGGCGAGAGCGAGTCCGACCTGTTCGGCGCGTCGACCATCGGCTCGACCTCGCTGGTCAAGGCGCTCGACGAGGCCGACCGTGACAAGGACGTCGTGGCGATCGTGCTGCGGGTCAACAGCCCGGGCGGGTCGGCGATCGCGAGCGACCTCATCTGGCGGAAGACGCAGGAGATCGACAAGCCGATCATCGCCAGCATGGGCGACGTCGCGGCGAGCGGCGGTTACTACATCTCGATGGGCGCCGACAAGATCTTCGCCGAACCGCAGACCGTGACCGGCTCGATTGGCGTGGTGAGCGGCAAGATGGCGCTCGCCGGCCTGTACGACAAGCTCGGCCTGAACGTCGATGTCATCAGCCGGGGCGAGAACAGCGGGGTGTTCAGCAGCACCAACAAGTTCAGCGACAAAGAACGCCAGGCGATGCTGGGGATGATGGAGGAGATCTACGAGCTCTTCACCAGCAAGGCGGCCAAGGGCCGTGGCATGGAGCACGAGGCCCTGCTCAAGCTCGCCAGTGGCAAGGTCTACACCGGCCGCCAGGCAAAGGAGAACGGCCTGGTCGACGAGCTCGGCTCGCTGCAGCAGGCGATCAACGCGGCCAAGGTGCAGGCCGGCCTGAAAGCAGACGACAAGGTCCGCATTATGACCCTGCCGGAGCAGCCCGACTTGTTCCAGGAGCTGTTCGGCGGCGGCAAGGAGCAGCGGGAGGTCTCGGTGCGGGTAGAGGGCCTGGCCCTGCCGGCCGGGTTGCGGGACGCTGTCGGTCGGATGGGCCTGTGGGCCCGACTGCTGCAGCAGGAACGCGTCGGGCTGTTTATGCCGGTCGAGGTCGTGGTGGAGTAG
- a CDS encoding HD family phosphohydrolase gives MLAANLRKGRVLLRIALCMITALAMLAMTRGWDPPRDFRPDRIPERAVTVRTPFEEIDPVATEKARDEARRLAVAVYDHGAAPITLLKSELKNDLSKLISADDFESVDQGLWESFSPPLAEGTPEPTTEEQAEEFARFKQALSQEGAMDALNNTIDELFLPLEQHGVLARLDPEHNANPERIEVRPLGSSGSFDATVPISEVRLEDVLNRLQRQVTQKASSLEIANRVFARISERLPLAVSLKLNRDATTAAQQEAADKVEVEEKHFEPGDLIAAAGQPLSEEQLGRLELEYQKELSERSAAERLGLALAVLGMYLALFTVGGFFVYRLDGGFVSELPRLVTLLLTILATVGVMLLTHANGWRAEAIPLLLFGMTIAVVSRQDVALLLSAAMTLVIVMAVGYDLVDAIVLQAAATGAILTLDSVRTRSKLLVVGFLAAVVGLLTAIGAGVVAGHELAPTLRLALNLALWCIIAGSLMTCLLPLVERVYGVQTDLSLIELGDPAHPLLQELIRRAPGTYNHSITVASLAQAAAESIGGRGLLVRVGAYFHDIGKMLKPGYFIENQTRGANRHDTLVPAMSTLVIIAHVKDGADLARQNNLPECIVDFIQQHHGTTLVEYFYRQAANKKNEDPDAAEVDERSFRYPGPKPQTKEAGVLMLADAVESASRVLVEPTPARIENLVEEITRKRLDDGQFDECGLTLQELRKVGDSLVKSLTAVYHGRVKYPDQETA, from the coding sequence ATGCTGGCGGCTAACCTCCGCAAGGGCCGCGTGCTGCTGCGCATCGCGCTCTGCATGATCACCGCGCTGGCGATGCTCGCCATGACCCGCGGCTGGGACCCGCCCCGCGACTTCCGTCCCGACCGCATCCCCGAGCGGGCCGTCACCGTGCGGACGCCGTTCGAGGAGATCGACCCGGTCGCCACCGAGAAGGCCCGCGACGAGGCCCGCCGCCTGGCCGTGGCGGTCTACGACCACGGCGCCGCCCCGATCACGCTGCTCAAGTCGGAGCTCAAGAACGACCTCAGCAAGCTGATCAGCGCCGACGACTTCGAGTCGGTCGACCAGGGCCTGTGGGAGAGCTTCTCCCCGCCGCTGGCCGAGGGGACCCCCGAGCCGACCACTGAGGAGCAGGCCGAGGAATTCGCACGGTTCAAGCAGGCGCTTTCGCAAGAGGGCGCGATGGACGCGCTCAACAACACAATCGACGAGCTCTTCCTGCCGCTCGAGCAGCACGGCGTGCTGGCGCGGCTCGACCCCGAGCACAACGCCAACCCCGAACGCATCGAGGTCCGCCCGCTTGGCAGCTCCGGCAGCTTCGACGCCACCGTGCCGATCAGCGAGGTCCGCCTCGAGGACGTGCTCAACCGCCTGCAGCGGCAGGTCACCCAGAAGGCGTCGAGCCTGGAGATCGCCAACCGGGTGTTCGCCCGGATCAGCGAGCGTCTGCCGCTGGCGGTGTCGCTCAAGCTGAACCGCGACGCCACGACCGCGGCCCAGCAGGAGGCGGCCGACAAGGTCGAAGTAGAAGAAAAGCACTTCGAGCCCGGCGACCTGATCGCCGCCGCCGGCCAGCCGCTCTCCGAGGAGCAGCTCGGCCGGCTGGAGCTGGAGTACCAGAAGGAGCTCTCCGAGCGTAGCGCCGCCGAGCGGCTCGGCCTGGCGCTGGCCGTGCTGGGGATGTACCTCGCCCTGTTCACGGTCGGCGGCTTCTTTGTCTACCGGCTGGACGGCGGCTTCGTGTCGGAATTGCCCCGGCTGGTGACCCTGCTGCTGACCATCCTCGCGACCGTCGGCGTGATGCTGCTGACGCACGCCAACGGCTGGCGGGCCGAGGCGATCCCGCTCTTGCTGTTCGGCATGACCATCGCCGTGGTGAGCCGGCAGGACGTCGCGCTCTTGCTGTCGGCGGCCATGACCCTGGTGATCGTCATGGCGGTCGGCTACGACCTGGTCGACGCCATCGTGCTGCAGGCGGCCGCCACCGGCGCGATCCTCACCCTCGACTCGGTCCGCACCCGCAGCAAGCTGCTGGTCGTCGGCTTCCTGGCCGCGGTGGTCGGGCTGCTGACCGCGATCGGCGCCGGCGTGGTGGCCGGGCACGAGCTGGCCCCGACCCTCCGCCTGGCGCTGAACCTGGCGCTGTGGTGCATCATCGCCGGCTCTTTGATGACCTGCCTGCTGCCGCTGGTCGAACGCGTGTACGGCGTGCAGACCGACCTCAGCCTGATCGAGCTGGGCGACCCGGCCCACCCGCTGCTGCAGGAGCTGATCCGCCGCGCGCCCGGCACGTACAACCACTCGATCACGGTCGCCTCGCTCGCCCAGGCGGCGGCCGAGTCGATCGGCGGCCGCGGCCTGCTGGTGCGGGTGGGGGCCTACTTCCACGACATCGGCAAGATGCTCAAGCCGGGCTACTTCATCGAGAACCAGACCCGCGGCGCCAACCGGCACGACACCCTGGTGCCGGCGATGAGCACGCTGGTGATCATCGCCCACGTCAAGGACGGCGCCGACCTCGCGCGGCAGAACAACCTGCCGGAGTGCATCGTCGACTTCATCCAGCAGCACCACGGCACTACGCTGGTCGAGTACTTCTACCGCCAGGCCGCTAACAAGAAGAACGAGGACCCGGACGCCGCCGAGGTCGACGAACGCTCGTTCCGCTACCCCGGTCCCAAGCCGCAGACCAAGGAGGCCGGCGTGCTGATGCTGGCCGACGCGGTCGAGAGCGCCAGCCGCGTGCTGGTCGAGCCGACCCCGGCGCGTATCGAGAACCTGGTCGAGGAGATCACCCGCAAGCGGCTCGACGACGGGCAGTTCGACGAGTGCGGCCTGACCCTGCAGGAGCTCCGCAAGGTGGGCGACAGCCTGGTGAAGTCGTTGACCGCCGTCTACCACGGCCGCGTGAAGTACCCCGATCAGGAGACCGCCTAG
- a CDS encoding matrixin family metalloprotease, with protein MKLRNTVSLCLVLVAVGPAAAVNLVLDYSYDSSNFFGAGNPDGPAAGAAAKAALEEVARYYSEILQDSFSEVRTPDPVVNGSAEYSWTWSQTFTHPATGSNVTIVDPTINADEYRIYAGARSIAGTTLGIGGPGGYGYNLGGSYFPSDLALINSTTDQFLSQVVHRGEPDGEFAAWGGSISFDSDTSTNWHWDWTTDVEFLESDFYSVAVHELGHALGLGASNEWSSLVQNNSFLGANAYAANGGSYPSAFGGHWQFGVESTVLGLDTVQEAALDPDVTNGTRKYLTTLDAAALKDIGWEVATIAPPIGGDPLFGDYNDDGFVDAADYTLWRDSVGQPAGSLPNDPSSTTIGSEQYRAWSDNYGAAATAPGATAAPEPSAIVLLTGLGWWSRRRRAATPPRPRPA; from the coding sequence ATGAAGCTTCGGAACACGGTGTCGCTGTGCCTGGTCCTGGTGGCGGTCGGCCCAGCGGCCGCGGTCAATCTCGTGCTCGACTACTCCTACGACTCGAGCAACTTCTTCGGCGCCGGCAACCCGGACGGCCCCGCGGCCGGCGCCGCCGCGAAGGCCGCCCTGGAAGAGGTCGCACGCTACTACTCAGAGATCCTGCAGGATTCGTTCTCCGAGGTGCGGACCCCCGATCCGGTCGTCAACGGCTCGGCCGAGTACTCCTGGACCTGGAGCCAGACGTTCACCCACCCGGCCACCGGCTCAAACGTCACGATCGTCGACCCGACCATCAACGCCGACGAGTACCGCATCTACGCCGGGGCCAGGTCGATCGCCGGCACAACGCTCGGCATCGGGGGCCCGGGCGGCTACGGGTACAACCTCGGAGGTTCGTACTTCCCGTCCGACCTGGCCCTCATCAACAGCACCACCGATCAGTTCCTCTCGCAGGTGGTGCACCGGGGCGAGCCCGACGGCGAGTTCGCCGCGTGGGGAGGATCGATCAGCTTCGACTCAGACACCAGCACCAACTGGCACTGGGACTGGACCACCGACGTTGAGTTCCTAGAGAGCGACTTCTACTCGGTCGCCGTGCACGAGCTCGGGCACGCCCTCGGGCTCGGCGCGTCCAACGAGTGGTCCTCGCTTGTGCAGAACAACAGCTTCCTCGGCGCCAACGCGTACGCGGCCAACGGGGGCTCCTACCCGTCGGCGTTCGGCGGCCACTGGCAGTTCGGCGTCGAGAGCACCGTGCTCGGCCTCGACACCGTGCAGGAGGCGGCCCTCGACCCCGACGTCACCAACGGCACGCGGAAGTACCTCACCACGCTCGACGCCGCCGCCCTCAAGGACATCGGCTGGGAGGTCGCGACCATCGCGCCGCCGATCGGGGGCGACCCGCTGTTCGGCGACTACAACGACGACGGCTTCGTTGACGCCGCCGACTACACCCTCTGGCGCGACAGTGTCGGCCAGCCCGCCGGCTCGCTGCCGAACGACCCCTCCAGCACGACCATCGGATCCGAGCAGTACCGGGCGTGGAGCGACAACTACGGCGCGGCGGCCACTGCGCCCGGCGCGACCGCCGCGCCCGAGCCCTCGGCGATTGTGCTGCTCACCGGCCTCGGATGGTGGTCACGCCGCCGCAGGGCGGCTACTCCACCACGACCTCGACCGGCATAA
- a CDS encoding adenylosuccinate synthase, translated as MPGVCVIGLQWGDEAKGKIVDLLTQQSDFVVRYQGGANAGHTVVVGDQTYKLSLLPSGVLTPGVTCVIAGGVVINPAKAIEELEELEGRGMTHLDNLKISDRAHVIMPWHFAEDRVLDKSTGGEDIGTTQRGIGPCYRDKVGRSFAIRMGDLYRDSFPDRVRHIVAAKNEMLTAPDHLDADAVIEQYTVFAEKLRSHVCDTTDMLLTAAEEGKQLLFEGAQGSLLDVDHGTYPYVTSSNSSGVGVSNGSGVPAKHITHTLGIVKAYSTRVGGGPFPTEQDNEYGQHLREQGNEYGTVTKRPRRCGWLDAVALRYTARLSGVDGISVMLMDVLSGLKEIKICTAYELDGRTTDTYPSHVDDLRRVTAVYETLPGWDEDITGCTEMDQLPAAALGYLKRVSELVGAPVEYVSVGPGREQTIQAAAAAVGA; from the coding sequence GTGCCTGGCGTTTGTGTGATCGGCCTCCAGTGGGGCGACGAGGCGAAGGGGAAGATCGTCGATCTTCTGACCCAGCAGTCCGACTTTGTGGTCCGTTATCAGGGGGGTGCCAACGCCGGCCACACGGTGGTCGTCGGCGACCAGACCTACAAGCTGTCGCTGCTCCCCTCCGGCGTGCTTACCCCGGGGGTCACCTGCGTGATCGCCGGCGGCGTGGTGATCAACCCGGCCAAGGCGATCGAGGAGCTCGAGGAGCTGGAGGGTCGAGGGATGACCCACCTCGACAACCTCAAGATCAGCGACCGCGCGCACGTCATCATGCCGTGGCACTTCGCCGAGGACCGCGTGCTCGACAAAAGCACCGGGGGCGAGGACATCGGCACCACGCAGCGCGGCATCGGCCCCTGCTACCGCGACAAGGTCGGCCGCTCGTTCGCCATCCGCATGGGCGACCTGTACCGCGACTCGTTCCCGGACCGCGTCCGCCACATCGTGGCCGCCAAGAACGAGATGCTCACCGCCCCCGACCACCTCGACGCCGACGCCGTGATCGAGCAGTACACGGTCTTCGCCGAGAAGCTCCGCTCGCACGTCTGCGACACCACCGACATGCTGCTGACCGCCGCCGAAGAGGGCAAGCAGCTGCTGTTCGAGGGCGCGCAGGGCTCGCTGCTGGACGTCGACCACGGCACCTACCCGTATGTCACGAGCAGCAACAGCTCGGGCGTCGGCGTGTCGAACGGCTCGGGCGTGCCGGCCAAGCACATCACGCACACGCTGGGCATCGTCAAGGCGTACTCGACCCGCGTCGGCGGCGGGCCGTTCCCGACCGAGCAGGACAACGAGTACGGCCAGCACCTGCGCGAGCAGGGCAACGAGTACGGCACGGTCACCAAGCGGCCGCGCCGCTGCGGCTGGCTCGACGCGGTCGCGCTGCGGTACACGGCGCGGCTGAGCGGCGTCGACGGCATCAGCGTGATGCTGATGGACGTCTTGAGCGGCCTCAAGGAGATCAAGATCTGCACCGCCTACGAGCTGGACGGCCGCACCACCGACACCTACCCCAGCCACGTCGACGACCTGCGTCGCGTCACCGCCGTTTACGAGACCCTGCCCGGCTGGGACGAGGACATCACCGGCTGCACGGAGATGGACCAGCTGCCCGCCGCGGCGCTGGGCTACCTGAAGCGGGTGAGCGAGCTGGTCGGCGCTCCGGTGGAGTACGTCTCGGTCGGCCCGGGGCGTGAGCAGACGATCCAAGCTGCCGCCGCCGCGGTCGGAGCCTGA
- a CDS encoding phosphatidate cytidylyltransferase, which translates to MLIWRLVLGVLLVSVLVGLAWLDYDSPRPGLWLSPLAFLGSFLGAGELVRLFESNAKLYESDSATGQPRHITPTRYVVATGALITVVISFAPLFYPTRGEAVASAGWTAIGLALSVLMAIVVEMARYQQPGIATIRLSQSVLAIAYSGGLMGFVVQLRLITGGRWGEEGRWGLLALLSVVAITKCNDTGAYFSGKFFGKHKMTPILSPGKTWEGAAGGMALGLLGGFLVLGPVAERLGCVSEKGPVAWVVGVGLYSVAMVLAAVGGDLAISLLKRDAGLKNSSSWLPGFGGVLDLLDSIIFAAPIAYVLWVTQLVGP; encoded by the coding sequence GTGCTCATCTGGCGACTAGTACTCGGCGTGCTGCTGGTGAGCGTGCTGGTAGGGCTGGCCTGGCTCGACTACGATTCGCCCCGGCCGGGCCTGTGGCTCTCGCCGCTGGCGTTCCTGGGGTCGTTCCTCGGCGCGGGCGAGCTGGTGCGGCTGTTCGAGAGCAACGCCAAGCTGTACGAGAGCGACTCCGCCACCGGCCAGCCCCGCCACATCACGCCTACCCGCTACGTCGTGGCGACCGGGGCGCTGATCACCGTGGTCATCAGCTTCGCGCCGCTGTTCTACCCGACCCGTGGCGAGGCGGTCGCCAGCGCGGGCTGGACAGCCATCGGCCTGGCGCTCAGCGTGCTAATGGCGATCGTCGTCGAGATGGCCCGCTACCAGCAGCCGGGCATCGCGACCATCCGGTTGTCGCAGTCGGTGCTGGCGATCGCCTACAGCGGCGGCCTGATGGGTTTCGTGGTGCAGCTGCGGCTGATCACCGGCGGCCGCTGGGGCGAGGAGGGCCGCTGGGGGCTGCTGGCATTGCTCTCGGTCGTGGCGATCACCAAGTGCAACGACACCGGCGCCTACTTCAGCGGCAAGTTTTTCGGCAAGCACAAGATGACGCCGATCCTCAGCCCGGGCAAAACCTGGGAGGGCGCCGCCGGCGGGATGGCCCTCGGGCTGCTCGGCGGCTTCCTGGTGCTGGGCCCGGTCGCCGAGCGGCTGGGCTGCGTCTCGGAGAAGGGCCCGGTGGCCTGGGTGGTTGGTGTGGGGCTGTACTCGGTGGCAATGGTGCTGGCGGCGGTCGGCGGTGACCTGGCGATCTCGCTGCTCAAACGCGACGCCGGTCTCAAGAATTCGAGCAGCTGGCTGCCCGGGTTTGGCGGCGTGCTCGACCTGCTCGATTCGATCATCTTTGCGGCTCCCATCGCCTACGTGCTGTGGGTGACCCAGCTGGTTGGGCCGTGA